One window from the genome of Thermaerobacter marianensis DSM 12885 encodes:
- a CDS encoding Ku protein produces the protein MRSLWRGVVSFGLVNIPVRMYLAVDEKSVHFRQLHRLCGTPVRYRRWCPRCDVEVRPEDLARGYEYAPDRFVLITDEDLAGLPLPTARAIEILDFVRGEEIDPIYFQRSYYLEPAEGGEKAYRLLRRAMDLRRCVAVAKVALRNKETLACLRTVRHQALALVAMAYPDEVRPLEALPAFAALGPPEPAATGPNGATPAAGPGAETGARRDGAAAGAQAPGFGTGTRAGTPSGPYGDGPAGPVTGNGYGGFGGDARGLLPGATADRELELALHLIDRLTTRFDPTRYRDRYREALLAVVERKIEGREAVVTPPEPAPVVDLMEALRASLERVESRRDQVGTPAR, from the coding sequence GTGCGCAGCCTGTGGCGGGGCGTCGTCAGTTTTGGCTTGGTCAACATCCCGGTCCGCATGTACCTGGCGGTGGACGAGAAGTCGGTGCACTTCCGGCAGTTGCACCGGCTATGCGGCACGCCCGTCCGCTACCGCCGCTGGTGCCCGCGCTGCGACGTGGAGGTCCGGCCGGAGGACCTGGCCCGCGGCTACGAGTACGCTCCGGACCGGTTCGTCCTGATCACCGACGAGGACCTGGCCGGCCTGCCCCTGCCCACGGCCCGCGCCATCGAGATCCTGGACTTCGTGCGCGGCGAGGAGATCGACCCCATCTACTTCCAGCGCAGCTACTACCTCGAGCCGGCGGAGGGCGGGGAGAAAGCCTACCGCTTGTTACGCCGCGCCATGGACCTGCGCCGGTGCGTGGCCGTCGCCAAGGTCGCCCTGCGCAACAAGGAGACCCTGGCGTGCCTGCGGACCGTCCGCCACCAGGCCCTGGCCCTGGTGGCCATGGCGTACCCCGACGAGGTGCGGCCGCTGGAGGCGCTGCCGGCTTTCGCGGCCCTGGGCCCGCCGGAGCCGGCGGCGACGGGGCCGAATGGCGCCACCCCGGCAGCGGGCCCGGGGGCTGAGACCGGTGCGCGCCGGGACGGGGCGGCGGCCGGTGCCCAGGCCCCGGGTTTTGGAACGGGAACGAGGGCGGGCACCCCGTCCGGGCCCTACGGCGACGGCCCTGCCGGTCCGGTGACGGGGAACGGGTACGGCGGGTTCGGCGGCGACGCCCGCGGGCTCCTCCCCGGCGCGACCGCGGATCGCGAGCTGGAGCTGGCCCTCCACCTGATCGACCGGCTGACGACCCGCTTCGATCCCACCCGGTACCGCGACCGGTACCGCGAAGCCCTGCTGGCCGTGGTGGAGCGGAAGATCGAGGGACGGGAGGCCGTGGTCACCCCGCCGGAACCGGCGCCGGTCGTCGATCTCATGGAGGCGCTGCGGGCCAGCCTGGAGCGGGTGGAGTCCCGGCGCGACCAGGTGGGGACGCCGGCCCGGTAG
- a CDS encoding spore germination protein — translation MRAPAGSSAPAPAGMAEATTEAVHHGEQKHRIRRELEANLQILRRVLGVGETFDVLVKPSRFAGRDAVLVGIDGLVKAEVLLRIMQALAVFKPDPSAEEDARLWFTQVFVEGMGFIEVDPAETLDQVVDKVLMGPVALLVDGLDHAFIIDVRTYPSRGIQEPALEKVLRGPHDGFTETLVSNTALIRRRLRDPQFRAEILHVGRRSKTDVALVYLKDVANPQLVRVVRDRLKQVDTDAIPMAESAVVEHLVGPRRWWNPFPLVRFTERPDVAAVHLIEGHVLVLVDTSPSAIILPTTLFHHLQHAEEFHENATVGTWARLIRYAGVLLSWVGPPLWVALVLDKERLSGLPAAWVRILGPRQPAGIGLEWQFILGEVGIELIRLALIHTPEALSTSLGIIGAVLIGQLAVQVGLFTNEAILYIALAALGTFATPSVELAQAFRLLRVGLLILAGALGIPGFLLGLLASFVLLLGTRSFGVPYLWPLVPFDGRVLARVLLRQPMTVRIARDRTFPRPLPEREEEAGGAQPA, via the coding sequence CGACGGGAACTTGAGGCAAACCTCCAGATCCTCCGCCGCGTCCTCGGGGTCGGCGAGACCTTCGACGTGCTGGTCAAGCCGTCCCGCTTCGCCGGCCGCGACGCCGTGCTGGTGGGCATCGACGGCCTGGTCAAGGCCGAGGTGCTGCTCCGCATCATGCAGGCGCTGGCGGTGTTCAAGCCCGACCCGTCGGCCGAGGAAGACGCGCGGCTCTGGTTCACCCAGGTCTTCGTTGAGGGCATGGGGTTCATCGAGGTCGACCCGGCGGAGACCCTGGACCAGGTGGTCGACAAGGTCCTGATGGGGCCCGTGGCCCTCCTGGTGGACGGCCTCGACCACGCCTTCATCATCGACGTCCGGACCTATCCGAGCCGCGGCATCCAGGAGCCGGCCCTGGAGAAGGTCCTGCGCGGGCCCCACGACGGGTTCACCGAGACTTTGGTGTCCAATACCGCGCTGATCCGGCGGCGCCTGCGGGATCCCCAGTTCCGGGCGGAGATCCTGCACGTCGGGCGGCGGTCGAAGACCGACGTGGCCCTGGTGTACCTCAAGGACGTGGCGAATCCCCAGCTGGTCCGGGTGGTGCGCGACCGGCTCAAGCAGGTGGACACCGACGCCATCCCCATGGCCGAATCGGCCGTGGTCGAACATCTCGTCGGTCCCCGGCGGTGGTGGAACCCGTTCCCCCTGGTCCGCTTCACCGAGCGGCCCGACGTGGCCGCGGTCCACCTGATCGAGGGGCACGTCCTGGTGCTGGTGGACACGAGTCCTTCGGCCATCATCCTGCCCACCACCCTGTTCCACCACCTGCAGCACGCCGAGGAATTCCACGAGAACGCCACGGTGGGGACCTGGGCCCGGCTGATCCGCTACGCCGGGGTCCTCCTGTCGTGGGTTGGCCCGCCCCTGTGGGTGGCGCTGGTGTTGGACAAGGAGCGATTGAGCGGGCTGCCCGCAGCGTGGGTGCGCATCCTCGGCCCGCGGCAACCGGCGGGCATCGGCCTGGAGTGGCAGTTCATCCTCGGCGAGGTGGGCATCGAGCTGATCCGCCTGGCGCTGATCCACACCCCCGAGGCGCTGTCCACCTCCCTGGGCATCATCGGCGCCGTCCTCATCGGCCAGCTGGCCGTGCAGGTGGGCCTCTTCACCAACGAGGCCATTCTGTACATCGCCCTGGCGGCCCTGGGCACCTTTGCGACCCCCAGCGTGGAGCTCGCCCAAGCCTTCCGCCTGCTGCGGGTCGGGCTGCTGATCCTGGCGGGTGCCCTGGGCATCCCCGGGTTCCTCCTCGGCCTGCTGGCGTCCTTTGTCCTGCTGCTCGGCACCCGGTCCTTCGGCGTCCCCTACCTGTGGCCGTTGGTGCCCTTCGACGGGCGGGTGCTGGCAAGGGTCCTGCTGCGGCAGCCCATGACGGTGCGGATCGCCCGCGACCGGACCTTCCCCCGGCCCCTCCCCGAGCGGGAGGAGGAGGCGGGCGGTGCCCAGCCGGCCTAA
- the ligD gene encoding non-homologous end-joining DNA ligase, with protein sequence MAEERLRVQVAGRELEVSHLDRVLWPGDGLTKADFIGYLLQVAPYLLPHLRDRPLVCTRYPDGAGAPGFYQKDAPAGTPPWVRTWPHRTREGRRIRFILADEPATLAWLGQQAAIEIHPWLSTIHHPHRPDWVVFDLDPGPRATFAMAVEVALLVRQVLAALELEGYPKTSGATGLHVFVPILPEHPYPVVTEFARRLAGVVERLRPALVTTVRAVAQRPPSSVYLDFLQNGLGKTLVTVYGPRPRPGAPVSMPVTWDELERGVDPGTFTLRTAPARLQQVGDLWALAEAGRRSLTPACRRLGLDVAAGRPLPSPV encoded by the coding sequence ATGGCCGAGGAGCGGCTGCGGGTGCAGGTGGCGGGCCGGGAGCTGGAGGTCTCCCACCTGGACCGGGTGCTCTGGCCCGGCGATGGCCTGACCAAAGCCGACTTCATCGGCTACCTGCTCCAGGTGGCGCCCTACCTGCTGCCCCACCTGCGGGACCGGCCGCTGGTCTGCACGCGTTATCCCGACGGCGCCGGCGCCCCGGGTTTCTACCAGAAGGACGCGCCCGCGGGCACGCCGCCCTGGGTGCGCACCTGGCCCCACCGCACCCGTGAGGGCCGCCGCATCCGGTTCATCCTGGCGGACGAACCGGCCACCCTGGCCTGGCTCGGCCAGCAGGCGGCCATCGAGATCCACCCGTGGCTGTCCACCATCCACCATCCCCACCGCCCGGACTGGGTGGTGTTCGACCTCGACCCCGGCCCGCGGGCCACCTTCGCCATGGCCGTGGAGGTCGCCCTCCTGGTCCGGCAGGTGCTGGCGGCCCTGGAGCTGGAGGGGTACCCCAAGACCTCCGGGGCCACCGGGCTGCACGTGTTCGTCCCCATCCTTCCGGAGCATCCTTATCCCGTGGTCACCGAGTTCGCCCGCCGGCTGGCGGGGGTGGTGGAGCGGCTGCGGCCGGCCCTGGTCACCACCGTGCGGGCGGTGGCGCAGCGGCCGCCCTCGTCGGTGTACCTGGACTTCCTGCAGAACGGGCTGGGCAAGACGCTGGTGACGGTCTACGGGCCGCGGCCGCGGCCCGGGGCGCCGGTGTCCATGCCGGTGACGTGGGACGAGCTGGAACGGGGGGTGGACCCGGGCACCTTTACCTTGCGCACCGCCCCGGCACGGCTGCAGCAGGTGGGCGATCTCTGGGCATTGGCCGAGGCGGGCCGCCGCTCCCTGACGCCGGCCTGCCGGCGGCTGGGGCTGGACGTGGCGGCGGGTCGCCCCCTGCCAAGCCCGGTCTAG
- a CDS encoding segregation and condensation protein A: MAYTVRLDQFEGPLDLLLQLIEKQEIDIHDIPIARITEQYLEHLEAMRRLDLEVTSEFVVLAAQLIDIKARMLLPPEPREDDATAEEEADPREELVRRLLEYRQYKEAARYLSELAEQYGGRYPRLADAMAPLAGELQGLEGVTLDDLVRAFATVLAAVRETPEVVVEPEAITVAQQMDAILGLLAATRGPVTFRACFSGRATRMEVVVTFLALLELIRQGRVRVRQDRTFGEIVLYPGDGGRAPARSGPENGADPGADREAPPGAERGAGPDDPAAGAAGGTPA, encoded by the coding sequence ATGGCGTACACCGTTCGACTGGACCAGTTCGAGGGACCGCTGGACCTGTTGCTGCAGCTCATCGAGAAGCAGGAGATCGACATCCACGACATCCCCATCGCCCGCATCACCGAGCAGTACCTCGAGCACCTGGAGGCCATGCGCCGGCTCGACCTGGAGGTGACCAGCGAGTTCGTCGTGCTGGCCGCCCAGCTCATCGACATCAAGGCGCGCATGCTGCTGCCGCCGGAGCCGCGGGAAGACGACGCCACGGCCGAGGAGGAGGCCGACCCGCGGGAGGAACTGGTCCGGCGTCTCCTGGAGTACCGGCAGTACAAGGAGGCCGCCCGCTACCTGAGCGAGCTGGCGGAGCAGTACGGCGGCCGCTACCCGCGCCTGGCCGACGCCATGGCGCCGCTGGCCGGCGAGCTGCAGGGTCTGGAGGGCGTCACCCTGGACGACCTGGTCCGCGCCTTCGCCACCGTCCTCGCCGCCGTCCGCGAGACGCCCGAGGTGGTGGTCGAACCGGAAGCGATCACGGTGGCCCAGCAGATGGACGCCATCCTGGGACTGCTGGCCGCCACCCGGGGCCCCGTCACCTTCCGGGCCTGCTTTTCCGGCCGGGCGACGCGGATGGAGGTGGTGGTCACCTTCCTGGCCCTGCTCGAGCTGATCCGCCAGGGGCGCGTGCGCGTACGCCAGGACCGGACCTTCGGGGAGATCGTGCTCTATCCCGGGGATGGCGGCCGGGCACCGGCCCGGTCCGGACCGGAGAACGGAGCGGATCCCGGTGCGGACCGGGAAGCCCCGCCCGGGGCGGAGCGGGGAGCGGGTCCTGACGATCCGGCCGCCGGCGCGGCGGGGGGGACGCCGGCTTGA
- a CDS encoding site-2 protease family protein, whose translation MPLFDPLGLLVAAPGLLLALVLHEYAHARVADRLGDPTPRAAGRLTLEPLAHLDPVGTLLLVVFGFGWAKPVPVNPWYFRNPLAGMALVAAAGPVTNLVLAFLTFVVWDLWQPAGLVGLAVQHVAVINVYLAVFNLMPIPPLDGSRVLRAFLGRSGGWLDALEPYGGLLVMLLLITNVLDVVLFPAAAAVLEGLSGAAAAVTGGR comes from the coding sequence GTGCCCCTGTTCGACCCCTTGGGACTGCTGGTCGCCGCGCCAGGGCTGCTCCTGGCGCTGGTGCTGCACGAGTACGCCCACGCGCGGGTGGCCGACCGCCTGGGCGATCCCACCCCCCGGGCGGCGGGCCGCCTGACCTTGGAGCCGCTGGCCCACCTCGATCCCGTCGGCACCCTGCTGCTGGTGGTCTTCGGCTTCGGATGGGCGAAACCCGTCCCCGTCAACCCGTGGTATTTCCGCAACCCGCTGGCCGGCATGGCGCTGGTGGCGGCGGCAGGGCCCGTGACCAACCTGGTCCTGGCGTTTCTTACCTTCGTCGTGTGGGACCTGTGGCAGCCGGCGGGCCTGGTGGGGCTGGCGGTGCAGCACGTGGCGGTCATCAACGTGTACCTCGCCGTGTTCAACCTGATGCCGATCCCGCCGCTGGACGGCTCCCGGGTGCTGCGCGCCTTCCTCGGCCGCAGCGGCGGCTGGCTGGACGCCCTGGAGCCCTACGGCGGGCTGCTGGTGATGCTGCTTTTGATCACCAACGTCCTGGATGTGGTGCTCTTCCCGGCGGCCGCCGCGGTCCTCGAGGGCCTTTCGGGCGCCGCCGCGGCGGTGACGGGCGGGCGTTGA
- the ligD gene encoding non-homologous end-joining DNA ligase, whose translation MPGGGPPVPRTWDELWQPGRLQPMLARRAPAPFSSPAYRYEIKWDGYRCLVFADPGAGRTFLQSRHGYDLTPLFPELAGVHRLLPAAAVLDAEIVALVDGRPSFAALQQRAGGVGRGARIPAAAPIAPALLVLFDLLGLAGAVWLGRPLAERVRGLKDLFPEGAAPGVAVSRGVEGDGAAFFRRVRDQGLEGVVAKRLDSPYLPGWRTAHWQKIKAEREVDAVVGGVVPGGRAAGVGTLLLGLFAPDGALHYVGHVSTGLGGEEARHLLGRLRARPTCPFVTVPARARGQPVVWVEPNLVCEVAYLEWTPQGHLRHPVFRRWRDDKDARACRLPAEARAGAPGA comes from the coding sequence GTGCCCGGTGGAGGACCGCCGGTCCCCCGGACGTGGGACGAGCTCTGGCAGCCGGGCCGGTTGCAGCCCATGCTGGCCCGCCGCGCGCCGGCCCCCTTCTCGTCCCCCGCGTACCGGTACGAGATCAAGTGGGACGGATATCGCTGCCTGGTGTTCGCCGACCCCGGTGCCGGCCGCACCTTCCTCCAGTCGCGCCACGGCTATGACCTGACCCCGCTCTTCCCCGAACTGGCCGGCGTGCACCGTCTTCTCCCCGCGGCCGCCGTCCTGGACGCCGAGATCGTCGCCCTGGTGGATGGACGCCCGTCCTTCGCCGCCCTCCAGCAGCGGGCCGGCGGGGTGGGCCGCGGCGCCCGGATCCCGGCGGCGGCACCCATCGCCCCGGCGCTCCTGGTGCTCTTCGACCTGCTGGGTCTGGCGGGAGCGGTGTGGCTTGGCCGGCCGCTGGCCGAGCGGGTGCGGGGGCTGAAGGATCTCTTCCCGGAAGGGGCCGCTCCCGGTGTCGCCGTCTCCCGCGGCGTCGAGGGCGACGGCGCGGCGTTCTTCCGGCGCGTCCGGGACCAGGGCCTGGAGGGCGTGGTGGCCAAGCGCCTGGACAGCCCCTATTTGCCGGGATGGCGCACCGCCCACTGGCAGAAGATCAAGGCGGAACGGGAAGTGGATGCCGTGGTGGGCGGCGTGGTCCCCGGCGGCCGCGCCGCGGGGGTGGGAACGCTGCTGCTCGGCCTCTTTGCACCCGACGGGGCGCTGCACTACGTAGGGCACGTCAGCACCGGTCTCGGTGGGGAAGAGGCCCGCCACCTGCTGGGGCGGCTCCGGGCCCGGCCCACCTGCCCCTTCGTCACGGTGCCGGCCCGCGCCCGCGGCCAGCCCGTGGTGTGGGTCGAGCCCAACCTGGTCTGCGAGGTGGCCTACCTGGAGTGGACGCCCCAGGGCCACCTGCGGCATCCCGTCTTCCGGCGCTGGCGTGACGACAAAGACGCCCGCGCCTGCCGGTTGCCTGCGGAGGCACGGGCCGGCGCACCCGGCGCGTGA
- the scpB gene encoding SMC-Scp complex subunit ScpB: MTAEPVRGAVEALLFVAGEPLTVARMARILGVSEAVVREAVLELAEACRAPGRGIELVEVAGGWQLVTRREYSRAVEELLQPRRQALSRAALETLAIIAYRQPVTRAEIEAIRGVQSDAGLRTLLERGLIREVGRKEAPGRPILYGTTPLFLQQFGLKDLSELPPPGSLLPSGPAAGTEPGPAAVEPGAGSGNQAEARPSAGPVPGAPGPEATGDDGSAPASPPAAPAGEGDSARS; the protein is encoded by the coding sequence TTGACGGCGGAACCGGTCCGCGGCGCCGTGGAGGCGTTGCTGTTCGTAGCCGGGGAGCCGCTGACCGTGGCGCGCATGGCCCGGATCCTGGGCGTCAGCGAGGCCGTGGTCAGGGAGGCCGTGCTGGAGCTGGCCGAGGCCTGCCGCGCGCCGGGCCGCGGCATCGAGCTGGTGGAGGTCGCCGGCGGGTGGCAGCTGGTCACCCGCCGGGAGTACAGCCGGGCCGTGGAGGAGCTGCTGCAACCGCGGCGCCAGGCCCTCTCCCGTGCAGCCCTGGAGACCCTGGCCATCATCGCCTACCGCCAGCCCGTCACCCGGGCGGAAATCGAAGCCATCCGCGGTGTCCAGTCGGACGCGGGGTTGCGCACCCTGCTGGAACGGGGGCTGATCCGCGAGGTGGGCCGCAAGGAAGCCCCGGGACGGCCCATCCTCTACGGCACCACGCCCCTCTTCCTGCAGCAGTTCGGGCTCAAGGACCTCAGCGAGCTGCCTCCGCCCGGCTCGCTGCTTCCCTCCGGCCCGGCCGCAGGGACCGAACCCGGCCCGGCCGCCGTCGAGCCCGGCGCGGGTTCCGGGAACCAAGCCGAAGCGCGCCCCTCCGCGGGTCCCGTGCCCGGTGCCCCGGGTCCTGAGGCGACCGGGGACGACGGCTCGGCCCCCGCATCCCCGCCGGCAGCCCCGGCGGGCGAAGGGGATTCCGCCCGCAGCTGA
- the ytfJ gene encoding GerW family sporulation protein — translation MSQHPIQGLMETAMQSLKQMVDVNTVVGDAVEAQDGTVIVPVSRVSVGFVAGGGEYGREPRPTETGGAGWPFAGGSGAGVSVQPVGFLVVGQGRVRLLPVAEGAFLDRVIDAAPEVLDRVRRFWAGRDGTTTATASRGGNGAGAPWGAAGTPDLSGRGAAGTKTATPATGVTPGAAGAAGTTAAGPAGTRNRPTGPAGGVGDESAPLD, via the coding sequence GTGAGCCAGCATCCCATCCAGGGCCTCATGGAGACGGCCATGCAGAGCCTGAAGCAGATGGTCGATGTCAACACGGTGGTCGGCGACGCCGTCGAAGCCCAAGACGGGACGGTGATCGTGCCCGTGTCCCGGGTCTCGGTGGGCTTTGTGGCCGGCGGCGGCGAGTACGGGCGCGAGCCCCGGCCCACCGAGACCGGCGGCGCAGGGTGGCCCTTCGCCGGCGGCAGCGGTGCCGGCGTCAGCGTCCAGCCCGTCGGCTTCCTGGTGGTGGGGCAGGGGCGGGTCCGCCTGCTGCCCGTGGCCGAGGGGGCCTTCCTCGATCGCGTCATCGACGCTGCGCCGGAGGTGCTGGACCGGGTGCGCCGCTTCTGGGCCGGGCGGGACGGCACCACCACCGCCACCGCGTCCCGGGGCGGCAACGGAGCCGGCGCCCCGTGGGGTGCGGCAGGAACGCCGGACCTTAGCGGCCGCGGCGCCGCCGGTACGAAGACCGCCACCCCGGCCACCGGGGTCACCCCGGGTGCGGCGGGTGCGGCGGGCACGACCGCCGCGGGCCCCGCCGGGACCCGGAACCGGCCCACGGGACCCGCCGGAGGGGTGGGCGACGAGAGCGCGCCGCTGGATTGA